The following coding sequences lie in one Arachis stenosperma cultivar V10309 chromosome 5, arast.V10309.gnm1.PFL2, whole genome shotgun sequence genomic window:
- the LOC130981363 gene encoding protein FAR1-RELATED SEQUENCE 5-like, with amino-acid sequence MFRTLQLEVRKKTDCVVQSIEQKGDTISIKVDGHKVFWGKLVYHTFIVEFDPLSQKGQCECYKFESAGILCCHTLAVWSYYRVDTIPSCYVIPRLSKNVIHKHTYIKSGHDVARNDESDNLFRHLCSEFYNVSQEFVSCDEEAVILRAALCDAKSKLTDYRASMCSTTVAATQNTMPI; translated from the coding sequence ATGTTCAGGACCCTTCAGCTAGAGGTAAGAAAAAAAACCGATTGCGTGGTTCAATCAATTGAACAAAAGGGAGATACAATTTCTATTAAAGTGGACGGGCATAAGGTATTCTGGGGGAAGCTTGTCTACCATACTTTCATAGTCGAGTTTGACCCTTTGAGTCAAAAGGGTCAGTGCGAGTGCTACAAATTTGAATCCGCTGGTATATTGTGTTGCCACACCCTTGCGGTGTGGTCATACTACAGAGTTGACACAATACCGAGTTGCTATGTTATTCCTCGATTGAGTAAGAATGTCATCCACAAGCATACTTACATCAAGAGTGGCCATGACGTGGCTCGGAATGATGAAAGCGATAACTTGTTCAGGCATTTGTGTTCAGAGTTCTATAACGTTTCTCAGGAGTTTGTTTCTTGTGATGAGGAAGCAGTCATCTTGCGAGCTGCCCTTTGCGATGCAAAGTCCAAACTGACTGATTACCGTGCCAGCATGTGTTCCACTACTGTTGCTGCGACTCAGAATACCATGCCCATATAG
- the LOC130981364 gene encoding protein FAR1-RELATED SEQUENCE 5-like: MNFDKMRKESKIPVNQSIYCTREGYRESRVNAATRANRITATRCRARIYVMLNREKKSWVVSKLELRYSHPCLAKKVVHYHQYQELTMQAKCVITYNDEAGIRPNKTYLTLANEVGGSSNLGFSEKNVRNYITSNLRCFDDNEDFQGMMNYFVRMKEINPNFFYTIDVDDANKFRSALWVDARCRALYEYYGDVVSFDTTYRRNRHGLPFASFVDVNHHGKSTLLGCALLGSEEIPSFE; this comes from the exons ATGAATTTTGACAAGATGCGGAAGGAATCAAAGATACCGGTTAATCAATCTATTTACTGCACGCGAGAAGGTTATCGAGAGTCTAGGGTGAACGCAGCAACTCGAGCAAACAGAATTACAGCCACGAGATGCAGAGCAAGGATATATGTCATGCTGAATAGGGAGAAGAAAAGTTGGGTTGTGTCTAAATTAGAATTGAGGTATTCTCACCCCTGTTTGGCTAAGAAAGTTGTCCACTATCATCAGTACCAGGAGTTGACCATGCAAGCTAAGTGCGTCATTACATATAACGACGAGGCTGGAATAAGACCTAACAAGACGTATCTAACACTAGCAAACGAGGTTGGTGGGTCCTCAAACCTTGGTTTTTCAGAAAAAAATGTCAGAAATTACATCACAAGCAATCTCCGATGCTTCGATGACAATGAGGACTTCCAGGGGATGATGAATTATTTCGTTCGAATGAAGGAGATTAATCCCAACTTCTTTTATACCATAGATGTTGACGATGCTAATAAATTTAGGAGCGCACTATGGGTAGATGCAAGGTGCAGGGCTTTATATGAATATTACGGAGATGTGGTGTCGTTCGACACCACTTACAGAAGAAACAG GCATGGTTTGCCGTTTGCATCCTTTGTCGATGTAAATCACCATGGAAAGTCTACTCTTCTTGGCTGTGCTTTACTTGGGAGCGAGGAGATCCCTAGTTTTGAGTGA
- the LOC130983051 gene encoding uncharacterized protein At4g15970-like, which produces MEVFHSIKDLVATRGSGYSNLLVRRPMQITVFCIGFAVLLMFLICNYPSPFRISTISNYFNGVSTKEKHESRLESILRNASMENNTVIITNLNDAWAEPGSIFDVFRESFRIGNETQRFLNHLVVINWDQKAQVRCQAVHPHCYQIESKSENATSKEAFFMTKDYLHIVWKKIEFLGLVLQLGYSFIFTDTDVMWLRNPFKHFQEDADFQTSCDYFTGNSSDMNNAPNTGFSYVKSNEKTIWLYKFWFNSSKLYPNLHDQDAFNMIKIHPNISSMNLKIRFLSTTYFGGFCRPSDDFNQVCTMHANCCVGLDNKVNDLKILLQDWKNYMALPQIEKQQSHRSWTVPQLCRTSFQRMHQRHNKR; this is translated from the exons ATGGAAGTTTTTCACTCTATCAAAGACTTGGTTGCAACAAGAGGTAGTGGTTATAGTAATCTCCTAGTGCGAAGGCCCATGCAAATTACAGTGTTCTGTATTGGATTTGCTGTGTTGTTGATGTTCTTGATATGCAACTATCCTTCTCCCTTTAGAATTTCTACTATCTCAAACTACTTCAACGGTGTCTCAACAAAG GAGAAACATGAGTCGAGGCTAGAGAGTATTCTAAGAAATGCATCGATGGAGAATAACACAGTTATCATCACAAACTTGAATGATGCATGGGCAGAACCAGGTTCAATATTTGATGTATTTCGAGAGAGTTTTCGAATTGGGAACGAGACACAACGATTCTTAAATCATTTGGTGGTAATTAATTGGGACCAAAAGGCACAGGTACGTTGCCAAGCCGTACACCCACATTGTTATCAAATTGAATCAAAGAGCGAGAATGCCACATCAAAGGAAGCATTTTTTATGACCAAAGACTACCTCCACATTGTgtggaaaaaaattgagtttctTGGCCTTGTTCTTCAACTGGGCTACAGCTTTATCTTCACG GATACCGATGTAATGTGGCTAAGGAACCCCTTCAAACATTTTCAAGAAGATGCAGATTTCCAAACTTCTTGTGATTATTTCACTGGAAACTCCTCGGATATGAATAATGCTCCAAACACAGGGTTCAGCTATGTAAAATCCAATGAAAAAACCATTTGGCTCTACAAGTTTTGGTTCAACTCTAGCAAACTTTACCCAAACTTGCATGATCAAGATGCGTTTAACATGATCAAGATTCACCCTAACATTTCCAGCATGAATTTGAAGATTAGGTTCTTAAGCACAACATATTTTGGTGGGTTTTGCCGGCCCAGTGACGACTTTAACCAAGTTTGTACAATGCATGCCAATTGTTGTGTTGGATTGGACAACAAAGTCAATGATCTTAAGATCTTGCTTCAGGATTGGAAAAATTACATGGCACTGCCTCAGATTGAGAAACAACAATCACATCGTTCTTGGACTGTTCCTCAACTTTGCAG GACTTCCTTCCAACGAATGCATCAGAGGCACAATAAACGTTGA